In Armatimonadota bacterium, the following proteins share a genomic window:
- a CDS encoding type II secretion system F family protein, with amino-acid sequence MPIFTFTAVDSTGRTIRSTTEAESEQMVLAKVRDQGLHLTDIKQVNRMPKAKVAKGKMKAKSLVIFARQFSTMIDAGIPILRCLDILSGQTKDPILRTAIEAVSEDVKGGIALNEALAKHPHCFNKLFVNMVRAAEVGGILDVILDRLAGFLEYENEVKGKIKSAMMYPVLVLIFSIVMLFALFSFVLPKFKEIFTGMDVEMPPVTAALFAMGDFMNKFWWMILLMAFGAFVGFKVWVKSPKGRYQFDHVKLRLPIIGELSLKMSLARFSRTFGVLLNSGVPVMRSLEITGETMNNMVLTSAVESARIGIREGQKLSQPLVASGLFPNMVTCMIDVGEESGRMSEMLVKVGDFYDQEVEATVKGLTSMIEPMLIIFMGVIVGFIAISVMTPIFKLVNSVK; translated from the coding sequence ATGCCTATCTTTACCTTTACCGCCGTCGACTCGACCGGTCGGACCATTCGGAGCACGACTGAGGCCGAAAGCGAGCAAATGGTGCTCGCCAAGGTGCGCGACCAGGGCCTTCACCTGACCGACATCAAGCAGGTCAACCGCATGCCCAAAGCAAAGGTCGCCAAGGGCAAGATGAAGGCCAAGAGCCTTGTCATCTTCGCGCGGCAGTTTTCCACGATGATCGACGCGGGCATTCCGATCCTTCGGTGCCTGGATATCTTGTCTGGCCAGACCAAGGACCCGATCCTGAGGACGGCGATCGAGGCGGTCTCAGAAGATGTGAAGGGTGGAATCGCCCTTAACGAGGCCTTGGCCAAGCACCCGCACTGCTTCAACAAGCTGTTCGTGAACATGGTTCGCGCGGCAGAAGTGGGCGGCATCCTTGACGTCATCCTGGATCGCTTGGCGGGGTTCCTCGAATACGAAAACGAGGTCAAGGGCAAGATCAAGAGCGCGATGATGTACCCGGTGTTGGTGCTCATCTTCTCGATCGTCATGCTTTTCGCCCTGTTCAGCTTCGTGCTGCCCAAGTTCAAAGAAATCTTCACGGGAATGGACGTGGAGATGCCGCCGGTCACCGCCGCGCTGTTTGCGATGGGCGACTTCATGAACAAGTTCTGGTGGATGATCCTGCTGATGGCCTTCGGCGCGTTCGTCGGCTTCAAGGTTTGGGTCAAGTCCCCCAAAGGACGCTATCAATTTGATCACGTTAAGCTCCGGCTGCCGATCATCGGCGAGCTTTCGCTCAAGATGAGCCTTGCGCGCTTCAGCCGCACCTTCGGTGTGCTTCTGAATAGCGGCGTGCCCGTCATGCGCAGCCTGGAGATTACGGGTGAGACCATGAACAACATGGTGCTCACTAGCGCCGTCGAATCGGCGCGCATCGGCATTCGAGAGGGTCAGAAGCTCTCCCAACCGCTGGTCGCCAGCGGCCTGTTCCCGAACATGGTCACCTGCATGATCGACGTGGGTGAGGAGTCCGGACGGATGTCGGAAATGCTCGTGAAGGTCGGCGACTTTTACGATCAGGAAGTGGAAGCCACGGTGAAGGGCCTGACGTCGATGATCGAGCCGATGCTCATCATCTTCATGGGCGTGATCGTCGGCTTCATCGCAATTTCGGTCATGACGCCGATCTTCAAGCTGGTCAACAGCGTGAAATAG
- a CDS encoding DegT/DnrJ/EryC1/StrS family aminotransferase, producing the protein MIKLAIQGGEPIRNTPFPRWPVWDSAEEEAVLRVVRSGAWWRVGGHEVERFEQEFAEAHGARFGIANTSGTVALRLALWACGVRAGDEVIVPPYTFLATATAVVEQNATPVFVDIDPETYNLDPNRIEAAITPRTKAIIPVHFAGRAADMERILDIGRRHKLSVIEDAAHAHGGAWKGKGLGSIGAMGCFSFQDSKNMTSGEGGIVITNDEALAEECRSIHNFGRRPGGAWYEHNLMASNYRMTEFQGAVLRCQLGRLADQSATRETHAARLTSRLSQVPGIAHQPRGEDETVKAYHLYLFRFDDEAWGFSRETFVKAMNAEGVPVAAGYQIPLYRQPIFSGPDFGPYTAAFEQNPTLDYRQVHCPVAERACSTEGCWMHQSVLLGSERDIDDIADAFEKVWEGRASLQTDSLSPHGERP; encoded by the coding sequence ATGATCAAGCTTGCCATTCAGGGCGGGGAGCCCATTCGAAACACCCCCTTTCCACGGTGGCCGGTGTGGGACTCGGCTGAGGAGGAAGCTGTTCTTCGCGTTGTGCGGAGCGGCGCTTGGTGGCGGGTCGGCGGGCATGAGGTCGAGCGCTTCGAGCAGGAGTTCGCCGAGGCGCACGGAGCCCGGTTTGGGATCGCGAACACCAGCGGCACGGTGGCGCTAAGGCTGGCGCTATGGGCGTGCGGCGTGAGGGCCGGCGATGAGGTGATCGTGCCGCCGTACACGTTTCTGGCGACGGCGACGGCGGTGGTCGAGCAGAACGCGACGCCGGTGTTCGTGGACATCGACCCCGAGACCTATAATCTCGATCCCAATAGAATCGAGGCGGCGATCACGCCGAGAACCAAGGCGATCATCCCGGTTCACTTTGCCGGTCGAGCGGCGGATATGGAGCGGATCCTTGATATCGGCCGACGACATAAGTTGTCGGTGATCGAGGACGCGGCACACGCGCACGGTGGCGCTTGGAAGGGAAAGGGGCTGGGTTCGATCGGCGCAATGGGATGCTTCAGCTTCCAGGACAGCAAGAACATGACCTCCGGCGAGGGTGGGATCGTGATCACGAACGATGAAGCACTGGCCGAGGAGTGCCGCTCGATACACAACTTCGGGAGGCGGCCCGGCGGGGCCTGGTATGAGCACAACCTGATGGCCTCGAACTACCGGATGACCGAGTTTCAGGGGGCGGTGCTGCGGTGCCAGCTTGGGAGGCTTGCCGATCAATCTGCCACCCGAGAGACCCATGCGGCGCGGCTCACTTCGCGGCTATCCCAGGTTCCCGGAATTGCCCATCAACCCAGGGGGGAGGATGAGACCGTGAAGGCATATCACCTTTACCTTTTCAGGTTCGATGACGAGGCCTGGGGGTTCTCGCGGGAGACGTTCGTCAAAGCGATGAACGCGGAGGGGGTTCCGGTGGCTGCGGGATACCAGATTCCTCTTTACCGACAGCCGATCTTTTCCGGTCCTGACTTCGGGCCATACACGGCGGCGTTCGAGCAGAACCCGACGCTCGACTATCGACAGGTGCATTGCCCCGTCGCCGAGCGGGCCTGCTCGACGGAGGGTTGCTGGATGCACCAGTCGGTGCTGCTGGGTTCTGAGAGGGATATCGACGACATCGCGGATGCGTTTGAGAAGGTGTGGGAGGGCCGAGCATCGCTCCAGACTGACTCCCTCTCTCCCCATGGGGAGAGACCGTAA
- a CDS encoding SurA N-terminal domain-containing protein, with protein MKVKWQWIALASVALIAGCGGKGAAGGTLANVNGDAISMDDFLNYLKTKDTVRVMTNQGVQQARVAESLGYQALQELVLRKVVVQLSKKEGVYPDDAKVAAEIEFRKKLDPQFVTKATSTGLTLDRIKEQLRVELASEGLLTKGVTVSDAELDQLIQTNKLDVTPAMADLVWVFVLTDTKKKQVDTELLSGQSFTSVARRLSDARDKEETGARFGERVIARMPKPVQDAIAKVAEGGTTAWIAGDGGWAKFYVEKKSADKKEALSPEKRTYFKRELAKSKGAKAKDLDARLADFLLSSDVKVEPKDLQSVWEKAIERAKKDRKVSAPGTSPDTGTGAPAK; from the coding sequence ATGAAAGTGAAGTGGCAATGGATCGCCCTGGCCAGCGTGGCCTTGATCGCCGGATGCGGGGGCAAGGGCGCGGCCGGCGGAACCTTGGCAAACGTCAACGGCGACGCCATCTCGATGGACGATTTTCTGAACTACCTGAAGACCAAAGACACGGTCCGGGTAATGACCAATCAGGGCGTCCAGCAGGCCCGTGTCGCTGAGAGCCTCGGCTATCAGGCGCTGCAGGAGCTGGTTCTGAGAAAGGTCGTGGTCCAGCTCTCCAAGAAGGAAGGCGTTTATCCTGACGACGCGAAGGTGGCCGCCGAAATCGAATTTCGCAAGAAACTAGATCCGCAGTTCGTCACCAAAGCTACTTCGACCGGTTTGACGCTGGACCGCATCAAGGAACAGCTTCGCGTCGAGCTTGCGTCTGAGGGACTGCTCACCAAGGGCGTCACCGTATCGGATGCCGAGCTAGATCAACTGATCCAGACCAACAAGCTCGACGTCACGCCGGCCATGGCAGACCTCGTCTGGGTTTTTGTGCTCACGGACACGAAGAAGAAGCAGGTGGACACGGAGCTGCTTTCGGGCCAGAGCTTCACCTCGGTAGCGCGCCGCCTTTCCGATGCTCGCGACAAAGAGGAGACCGGCGCCCGTTTTGGCGAGCGAGTGATTGCAAGAATGCCCAAGCCTGTTCAGGACGCCATCGCGAAGGTTGCCGAAGGCGGCACGACGGCGTGGATCGCCGGAGATGGCGGCTGGGCGAAGTTCTACGTCGAGAAGAAGTCGGCGGACAAGAAGGAGGCTCTGTCTCCCGAGAAGCGCACCTACTTCAAGAGGGAACTCGCCAAATCGAAGGGCGCCAAGGCCAAGGACCTGGACGCCAGGCTCGCGGACTTCCTTCTGAGCAGCGACGTCAAGGTGGAGCCCAAAGACTTGCAGTCGGTCTGGGAGAAGGCGATCGAGCGCGCCAAGAAGGACCGCAAGGTCAGCGCGCCAGGCACCAGTCCGGATACTGGAACGGGCGCACCGGCAAAGTAG
- a CDS encoding phosphoribosylformylglycinamidine cyclo-ligase: MPDETLTYQSSGVDIDAAHRSLRAVLPDIRASYNENVVAGVGGFGGLFHASFPGIQQPVLVSSIDGVGTKTRVAAMMGDFSGLGFDIVNHCVNDILCQGARPLFFMDYFGTSMIQSEQFQQVVGSIAKACTELQMPLLGGETAELPGVYHDEEIDIIGSIVGVVDFDRRFPRGLAQSGDALVGIASTGLHTNGFSLARKALFEIAGYSVRDEIPTLNSTIGAELLRPHKCYFQSVYPLLQEEFGVKAVAHITGGGLYDNLPRALPTDMQGIVDRRTWTPLPIFQLIQEAGNVPDQEMFRTFNMGIGMVLLVDADAAAAVVQQLNQSGEAAAVIGQIQSGPHDVQIV, encoded by the coding sequence ATGCCGGATGAAACGCTGACCTACCAGAGCTCGGGTGTCGATATCGACGCGGCGCACCGTTCCTTGCGGGCGGTCCTGCCGGATATTCGAGCCAGCTACAACGAAAACGTCGTGGCAGGCGTCGGCGGGTTTGGGGGCCTCTTTCACGCCAGCTTTCCGGGCATTCAGCAACCGGTTCTGGTGTCGAGCATCGACGGCGTAGGGACAAAAACCCGCGTGGCCGCCATGATGGGCGACTTTTCGGGGCTCGGCTTCGACATCGTCAACCACTGTGTGAACGACATCCTCTGCCAAGGCGCCCGGCCCCTGTTCTTCATGGACTACTTTGGGACCTCCATGATCCAGTCGGAGCAGTTCCAACAGGTCGTGGGCAGCATCGCCAAGGCCTGCACCGAGCTTCAGATGCCGCTTCTTGGAGGCGAGACTGCCGAGCTTCCCGGCGTCTATCACGACGAAGAGATAGACATCATCGGCTCCATCGTGGGCGTCGTAGACTTCGATAGGCGCTTCCCTCGCGGTCTGGCCCAAAGTGGCGACGCGCTGGTCGGAATCGCCAGCACCGGGCTCCATACCAACGGCTTCTCGCTTGCACGCAAAGCACTCTTTGAGATCGCGGGCTATTCTGTGCGCGACGAAATCCCAACGCTCAACTCAACCATCGGCGCCGAGCTGCTCCGGCCCCACAAGTGTTACTTCCAGTCTGTCTATCCTCTGCTCCAAGAGGAGTTCGGGGTCAAGGCCGTGGCGCACATCACCGGCGGCGGCCTCTACGACAACTTGCCGCGCGCGCTTCCGACCGATATGCAGGGCATCGTCGATCGGCGCACCTGGACCCCGCTCCCAATCTTTCAGCTCATCCAAGAGGCCGGAAACGTTCCCGATCAAGAGATGTTTCGCACATTCAACATGGGGATCGGAATGGTCCTCCTGGTAGACGCCGATGCGGCGGCGGCGGTCGTACAGCAGCTCAACCAAAGCGGCGAGGCGGCGGCGGTGATCGGACAGATCCAGAGCGGGCCACACGACGTTCAGATCGTCTAG
- a CDS encoding sigma-70 family RNA polymerase sigma factor — protein sequence MAIEKGSMGDPEVLVLRYLDDPRPDLKDLVLLECAPLVERVARRFAGIEAFEDLVQVGYIGLLNALTKYDPSAGVKFNTYATYLVAGEIKHYLRDRSQTIRHPAWLQELRHKVNKTSRVLQYRLGREPTEAEIGYELKIPETTVHEVLLSAETTRVASLDAMPADDDGDSEVERLDASDFCPQQLGVEDRLLLESAMRQLRDLERQVLVHFHFDAMNQTEIAAKLGISCNYVSHILRQSLGKLRAILVSEEEKDRVLRRQSVSLDYDVIDSATGVYTEACFRSRLEEELHRASCDGGAVAVVLIDVDGLDSLKSFYGKQSVDDFMVDAAEFLKSQVRRLDIVARWGANGFAILLPTTGSSAMHLRKRVESRIGTWIASRFSAAGSLAVRLGTASFPEDGRSGKDLLEFAKASTFLQEQSRKAA from the coding sequence ATGGCAATAGAAAAGGGATCTATGGGCGATCCGGAAGTGTTGGTGCTGCGGTATCTGGATGATCCGCGCCCGGACCTGAAGGATTTGGTTCTTCTCGAATGCGCGCCGCTCGTCGAAAGAGTGGCTCGAAGGTTCGCAGGAATCGAGGCGTTCGAGGACCTCGTCCAGGTGGGCTATATCGGCCTCTTGAACGCGCTCACGAAGTACGATCCTAGTGCCGGAGTCAAGTTCAACACCTATGCGACCTATCTCGTCGCGGGAGAGATCAAGCACTACCTTCGCGATCGATCCCAGACCATCCGGCACCCCGCCTGGCTCCAGGAGCTGCGCCACAAGGTCAACAAAACCAGCCGCGTGCTTCAATACAGGCTCGGACGGGAGCCAACGGAAGCCGAGATCGGCTACGAGCTGAAGATCCCCGAGACCACGGTCCACGAGGTTCTCCTCAGCGCCGAAACCACGCGGGTCGCCTCGCTAGACGCCATGCCCGCTGACGACGACGGGGACAGCGAGGTCGAGAGGCTAGATGCCTCGGATTTCTGTCCGCAGCAGCTTGGCGTCGAGGACCGACTGCTCCTCGAAAGCGCCATGCGGCAGCTCCGAGACCTCGAGCGGCAAGTCCTGGTGCACTTCCACTTCGACGCGATGAACCAGACCGAGATCGCGGCAAAGCTCGGCATCTCCTGCAACTATGTCTCCCACATCCTGCGCCAGTCGCTGGGAAAGCTCAGAGCGATTCTGGTGAGCGAAGAGGAAAAGGACCGCGTGCTTCGTCGCCAGTCTGTCTCGCTGGACTATGACGTCATCGATAGCGCGACGGGGGTCTATACCGAGGCTTGTTTCCGCTCAAGGCTTGAAGAGGAACTCCACCGCGCCAGTTGCGATGGCGGGGCGGTGGCCGTTGTCCTCATCGACGTGGACGGCCTGGACAGCCTCAAATCGTTTTATGGCAAGCAGAGCGTGGACGATTTCATGGTCGATGCGGCCGAGTTTCTTAAGAGCCAAGTCCGCCGGCTCGACATCGTTGCGCGCTGGGGCGCGAACGGGTTCGCGATCCTGCTGCCCACGACCGGCAGCAGCGCCATGCACCTTCGCAAGCGCGTGGAGAGCCGCATCGGCACGTGGATCGCCTCGCGGTTCTCGGCAGCGGGCAGCCTGGCGGTCCGACTGGGCACGGCCAGCTTCCCCGAGGACGGCCGAAGCGGCAAGGACTTGCTCGAGTTTGCCAAGGCGAGTACGTTCCTTCAGGAGCAGTCCCGAAAGGCTGCGTGA
- a CDS encoding threonine synthase: MCVGSKEDCRQSPEEVLRAFCGVLALLKTIARFQVQEPRARRQVESARPTESHAADNKRRSTKVFPHSLSKPTSVHLLGLSCFACGAVYPAGHLINLCSCGKPLRVDYDLAAARRTLNPDALAQRPYGGMWRYREVLPLPAGAELPTLGEGMTPLVPLADPDSFPDVQVWVKDESVNPTGSFKARGMAAAVAMAKHLGAGKLAVPSAGNAGGALAAYAANHRLEAHVFMPKDVPLANRLECEVSGAKVVLVDGLITDCAREVQQRKESEGWFDMSTLKEPYRVEGKKTMGYEIAEQFAWELPDVILYPTGGGTGLIGMAKAFDEMQAMGWIGAKRPRFYAVQAEGCAPLAPAFMSGATSAEEVKGARTIAAGLRVPRAIGDFIMLDILRKTGGGTPTVTDAELMQGAYELGAASGVAACPEGGACYAALKALVAQGDVKFGERVVLFNTGSGSKYSEAFSAFRSP; the protein is encoded by the coding sequence ATGTGCGTCGGCTCCAAGGAAGATTGTCGGCAGTCGCCCGAGGAGGTACTCAGGGCTTTTTGCGGGGTTTTGGCTCTCCTGAAGACGATCGCGAGATTCCAGGTTCAAGAACCTAGAGCGAGACGTCAGGTTGAATCTGCCAGGCCGACTGAAAGCCACGCCGCCGACAACAAGCGCCGCTCAACGAAGGTCTTTCCACATTCCCTGTCGAAACCAACGAGCGTGCATCTTCTCGGTCTTTCTTGCTTCGCTTGTGGGGCGGTCTATCCCGCCGGCCACCTGATCAACCTCTGTTCCTGCGGTAAGCCGCTCAGGGTCGATTACGACCTCGCGGCTGCCCGCCGTACTCTCAACCCTGATGCCCTCGCACAACGGCCATACGGTGGAATGTGGCGATACCGTGAGGTTCTTCCACTGCCCGCGGGCGCGGAGTTGCCCACGCTGGGAGAAGGCATGACCCCGCTCGTTCCGCTCGCCGATCCAGACTCGTTTCCGGATGTCCAGGTCTGGGTGAAGGATGAGTCGGTGAACCCGACGGGCTCGTTCAAAGCCAGGGGGATGGCGGCGGCGGTTGCGATGGCGAAGCACTTGGGGGCGGGAAAGCTCGCAGTTCCCTCCGCAGGAAACGCAGGCGGGGCTCTGGCGGCCTATGCGGCGAACCATAGGCTGGAAGCCCACGTGTTTATGCCGAAAGACGTGCCCCTGGCAAACCGCCTCGAATGTGAAGTGTCGGGAGCCAAGGTAGTCCTCGTCGACGGCCTCATCACCGATTGCGCAAGAGAGGTCCAGCAGCGCAAGGAATCAGAAGGATGGTTCGACATGTCCACGCTGAAGGAGCCCTACCGTGTCGAGGGCAAGAAGACGATGGGCTATGAGATCGCCGAGCAATTTGCCTGGGAGCTGCCCGACGTAATCCTCTATCCCACGGGCGGGGGCACTGGGCTGATCGGCATGGCAAAGGCATTTGACGAAATGCAGGCCATGGGCTGGATCGGCGCCAAGCGGCCCAGATTCTATGCTGTCCAAGCCGAAGGCTGCGCTCCCCTCGCGCCGGCTTTCATGTCGGGCGCCACGTCAGCCGAGGAAGTGAAGGGCGCGCGCACGATTGCCGCGGGCCTCCGTGTTCCCCGAGCGATCGGCGACTTCATCATGCTCGACATACTGCGAAAGACGGGCGGGGGTACGCCTACCGTCACGGACGCCGAACTGATGCAGGGCGCCTACGAACTCGGCGCCGCTTCGGGCGTCGCCGCCTGTCCCGAGGGAGGAGCGTGTTATGCCGCCCTCAAGGCTCTGGTCGCCCAAGGCGACGTGAAGTTCGGCGAGCGAGTGGTGCTTTTCAATACGGGCTCAGGATCGAAGTATTCGGAGGCATTCTCGGCATTTCGTTCGCCGTAG
- a CDS encoding FliA/WhiG family RNA polymerase sigma factor, with the protein MPLSTEQLQRSWVDFKVYKQPEARLELINHYSYLVKITAGRLVTSVPGGLDREDLVGAGVIGLIKSVDQFDPTRDVKFETYAIALIRGAILEMLRDEDWVPRSIREKLKALDRATMSLETKFGRPATDVEIAEHMGLSVSEVSELMVRMGRTNVYSLDDILTTSDGDDSIHFVELIVDEQSNTGGEIEGREIRRILSSGVDKLPDRERLVVALYYFEGLTFKEIGKVLGVSESRVYQLHTQAMNRLRHHMHEEGGVPAR; encoded by the coding sequence GTGCCACTTTCAACGGAGCAATTACAGCGTTCGTGGGTTGATTTCAAGGTCTACAAACAGCCGGAGGCGAGGCTGGAGCTGATCAACCACTATTCGTATCTGGTCAAGATCACGGCTGGCCGATTGGTGACCAGCGTGCCTGGAGGGCTCGACCGCGAAGACCTCGTCGGCGCGGGAGTCATCGGCCTCATCAAGAGCGTGGACCAGTTCGACCCGACACGCGACGTGAAGTTCGAGACCTATGCCATCGCCCTCATTCGAGGCGCAATTCTCGAAATGCTCCGCGACGAAGATTGGGTGCCGCGCTCCATCCGCGAGAAGCTCAAAGCCCTTGATCGGGCAACGATGTCGCTCGAAACCAAGTTTGGCAGGCCCGCAACCGACGTCGAGATCGCCGAGCACATGGGCCTCTCCGTCAGCGAGGTCAGCGAGCTCATGGTGCGCATGGGACGCACCAACGTCTACAGCTTGGACGACATTTTGACGACCTCCGACGGTGACGACAGCATCCACTTTGTCGAGCTGATCGTGGACGAACAATCCAACACTGGCGGAGAGATCGAGGGGCGCGAGATACGCCGCATCCTCTCATCCGGCGTGGACAAGCTGCCCGACCGCGAGCGGCTCGTGGTCGCGCTCTACTATTTCGAGGGGCTGACCTTCAAGGAGATTGGCAAGGTGCTCGGGGTTTCCGAGTCCCGAGTCTATCAGCTCCATACTCAAGCCATGAACCGGCTTCGACACCACATGCACGAGGAGGGCGGCGTACCCGCCCGGTAG
- a CDS encoding MBL fold metallo-hydrolase, giving the protein MPMLGVRYPESFLANPKNHRTRPSLLLAGPEGNLLVDCAPELRLQILREKVYRVDATLITHTHADHIMGMDDLRSFCITQKAPMPVYTLPEYQADIRRIFAYAFKDHPEGIQVPRFELRDVPPVLEVGGLKLQTFCVTHGPWPVVAFRVNDFAYLTDVSEIPSEAWPFLKGLDTLILDAVRYEPHPNHFHFEQAVEVARQIGARQTYFTHLSHDYDHDEVDAALPKGISLSFDGLRISL; this is encoded by the coding sequence GTGCCGATGCTCGGTGTCCGCTACCCCGAGAGCTTCCTTGCCAACCCCAAGAACCACCGCACCCGCCCCAGCCTGCTGCTTGCCGGGCCAGAAGGCAATCTCCTGGTGGACTGCGCGCCGGAGCTCAGGCTGCAGATTCTGCGCGAGAAGGTCTACAGGGTAGACGCCACCCTCATCACCCACACCCACGCCGACCACATCATGGGGATGGACGACCTGCGGTCGTTCTGCATCACACAAAAGGCGCCGATGCCGGTGTACACCCTGCCCGAGTACCAAGCCGACATCCGGCGCATCTTTGCTTATGCGTTCAAGGACCACCCGGAAGGGATTCAGGTCCCGCGTTTTGAACTCAGAGATGTGCCCCCGGTTCTTGAAGTCGGCGGCCTCAAGCTCCAAACCTTCTGCGTAACACACGGACCCTGGCCCGTGGTCGCGTTCCGGGTGAACGACTTTGCCTACCTGACCGACGTCAGCGAGATTCCCAGTGAGGCCTGGCCGTTCCTCAAAGGGCTCGACACCTTGATCTTGGACGCCGTGCGCTATGAGCCCCACCCTAACCATTTTCACTTTGAGCAGGCGGTGGAGGTGGCGCGGCAGATCGGCGCGCGGCAAACTTACTTCACCCACCTAAGCCACGACTACGACCACGACGAGGTCGACGCGGCGCTTCCGAAGGGAATTTCACTCAGTTTCGACGGCCTTCGCATCTCACTCTAG
- a CDS encoding peptidylprolyl isomerase, whose translation MKLLFVSLLTLAALSAFAQVLKPKPGTDAQYKPGAKPAKGEEVAILDTNLGKIVLRFFQDKAPGHVASFKKLAKKGFYDGTKFHRVIPGFMIQGGDPNSKDDNRMNDGMGGPGFTIKGEMNDVPHLRGILSMARTPDPDSAGSQFFICVADVPFLNPKFSGGKLVPRSEGYTVWGAVVTGMDVVDKIVNLQRDRNDNPLASNPAIIKKVTFAKWPVK comes from the coding sequence ATGAAGCTGTTGTTCGTCTCCCTTCTCACGCTCGCTGCCCTTTCGGCGTTCGCGCAGGTCCTTAAGCCCAAGCCTGGAACCGACGCCCAGTACAAGCCAGGCGCTAAGCCCGCCAAAGGCGAAGAGGTCGCCATCCTCGACACAAACCTCGGCAAGATCGTGCTGCGCTTCTTCCAAGATAAGGCGCCCGGGCACGTCGCGAGCTTCAAGAAGCTCGCCAAGAAGGGATTTTATGACGGCACCAAGTTTCACCGCGTCATCCCCGGGTTCATGATCCAGGGCGGCGACCCGAACTCCAAAGACGACAACCGAATGAACGATGGCATGGGCGGCCCGGGATTCACGATCAAGGGCGAAATGAACGACGTTCCGCACTTGCGCGGCATCCTCAGCATGGCGCGCACGCCCGATCCCGACTCTGCCGGCAGCCAGTTCTTCATCTGCGTGGCCGATGTCCCCTTCCTGAACCCGAAGTTCTCCGGCGGTAAGCTGGTTCCTCGTTCAGAGGGCTATACGGTTTGGGGCGCGGTGGTCACTGGCATGGACGTGGTGGACAAGATCGTCAACCTGCAGCGCGACCGAAACGACAACCCGCTCGCCAGCAACCCGGCGATCATCAAGAAGGTCACCTTCGCCAAGTGGCCGGTGAAGTAG